CGAAACATTGTATCTCTTACAGAACGCATTAAATTACCAAATGCAAATGTCATTTTAGCGTCATCCGCATTCTCAAGAATTTCGGATAACCGCAGATGTTCTTGCAATTCTTTTCGAATAAAGAATTTGCTTTGTGATGCAATAGCTTGTTCCACACCCTTACGCGTGGCACACAAGCTAGCTTTTATTTGTCGAAGCTGTCTTATCTGTATATCAATTAAAGATTCTTGTTCTGAACATAAGGAAATCAGTTTTGATGGTGAACGATGACTCAAATATGACTTAATTTCTGATAAAGGCATACCAATTGTACGAAGTTGAGTTATAGTGCAAAAAGTATCATATTGAAGTACATGATAGTAACGATACCCGTTTTCATCTATATATTGTGGCACAAAGACACCAATGTCATTGTAGTGAAATAGTGTATGCTTGCTTACATTGCAAAGCTTCGCAAACTCTCCTGTAGATAAATGCATTTTTTTATTTTTCATATAAAAACCTCTCTTGACCGTAGGGTTACCCTATAGATTATACTAAATCTGTTATCATTTCACAATGATAAATACTTGTATTTAACCATATTAAAATTTAAGGGAGAAATAAAATTGAAAATTTTATTAGTTTCAGGAAGTCCAAGAAAGCGAGGTAATACCGCAAAGATTTTAGAACTGGTAAGCAACAAAATAAAGGATAAATTTGATGTCCAAATATGCTATTTAGCGGATTACCAAGTCAACGGCTGTTTGGGTTGTTCACATTGTCAAGAGGTTTTTGATAAACCGGGATGCATACAGAAAGATGATGCAGAAAAGCTACTGTACCGACTAATAGATTCAGATATCATTTTATATGGAACACCACTATATGGCCATTCCTATTCAGGTCAATTAAAGCTCTTTATGGACAGGCATGTTGCACTCTTCAAATTTGTATCAGGCAGCGATAAAGCTGTAAATGAAATGGAAATACGTTCTTTTATCAGTGACAAACCAGTTGGATTAATTGTATCTTGTCAGGGTCCGGAAGAGCAAAATACAGAGTTAATAAAAGCTCAGTTTGATAAATTCTGCGAATCATCTTTAGCTCATTGCTTTGGTAAATATATTTTTCCATGGTGTGATTCAACTGCTAAGCAATCTAAATATGCAGTTGAGACCTTGCAACAGATAATTGATGATATTCAACACCTTAGTGTAATGTAAGCCGTAAAATCGGCGACTGCTATTGCAAAAGAAATTGAGAACTGTTTTTTTGAATAAAAATATTCTAAGCCTGTAGATTGTAATCTACTTAAGGCTTAGAATATTTTCATTATAGACACAATCTGCTGACTTTTCTGATCTCGACTTAATTGTTATTTGTTCACACAATTACTTTCTTTAAAATTTTTCTATAAGGATGAGATATATTCTTATTTTCAACAATAGCCAGTTTGTTCTCCTCAATCATCTTATCTATACGCAAACCATACCAACTATCACTAACACCCAACTCGTAATTTCCCATAATCTTACCAATTAAACGAGCCATAAGAAAATCATCGTCAGGAATATTTTTTGTAATAATGTGATCATAATAATCTTCGGGAACAGAAATCAACTTTCCGTTTACAACAGCTCTTAATGGGGCGTTTTCCCTTACCAAGCCGAACCAACGGGTACTAAACATTATTTTTTCAGATTGAGATAATTGTCTTTCCAAAGGCAGGAATTGATAAAATTTCCCTGGCTCTATTTGCCCCCAGTCGCTATAACTAACAATTTCATTCTCAGATACTTGCTTATATTCCGGTAATGAAACAACGCTTAATTGGCAATCAATATTTCTTAACACATTGCAAATGAAGTAAAATCCGCAAGTCGAATAAGGGGTGTTACTCTTCCAAACTCGTACTGGAACGCCGTTGCTTGCAGCAGACAAAAGTTTTTTCATATCTTCGCGTTGATTTTGAAAAAACTGTTTCATCTCATCATCTCCAAACTCAAACTGTTTCCATATTTTTCTGAAAACAGTTTGACGCTCAATCCCATCAAATTCGCCGGATATATCCCCTATATCCAATGCAAATCCTATATAAACAACATCTTTTGAATCTCCGCCGACAGCCTGACCTTCAAAGTGTTTCTTTAATTCAGCTTTGGGTGGCTTTTTCCCAATATATCCGACAGCTCCGCCAACAATCATGCTTTTTTCATCATAGTTTTTTGCTATTTTCATAGAACCTTTTGTGCTATCACTAAATACGACCTCAAGCATTGTTCTTCCTCCTTATATTAGCTTTATTTTACCCCAAAACATTTAAGTATTACAACTTCATACAGTCAACTTTTTTATTTCTATTCTGTAAATCCTCTTTCCTCCATGCGGTCTGCTTTGACAAACTTAGCCATACCTGTCTTCATAATCCTAAAACCAAATTTTCTGTAAAAATCTTCTTTGCCTGGATTTGAATAAAGAATAAAATTGCAGCCTGGAAACTTATTTGTTATATTTTCAATTAAAATTCTTCCTATTCCCTTTCCCTGGTATTCTGGCAGTACCGCAACATCATAAATAGCCGCCTGCTTTACACAATCAGAAATTGCTCTTGAAACTCCAATTAATTTATCATTATCAAATACAAATACAGCGGCCTGGCTTCCTAAAAAAGCTCTTTTGCAAATTTCCGAATCTGTACCGCTTAACCCCGCAGCTCCCAGCAGAGAGCTCACTGTATTCCAGTCTATACCTTTTGTTTCAAATTTAATATTTATATTCAATTTTACCTCCAAATTATATGTTATATATCAGGTGAATTTTTACATTATTTTACCATAAATGCAATAAAAAAGATAGAAAAATGCTAGGTGAACTTAGCACATTTTTCTATCTTCAAACTTTACTTCTTTAAAGTTGCATTTTTTAAAATATACTCACGTCATATATTCCAATAGTTAATCATTTACAAGGACTCACATAGTTGAAATATTTCTATTTATTTTCAGATATCTCAACAAAACGCTTTATTACTGCACTAACCTCAGCTCTTGTCGCTGTACCTTTTGAGTCAAACCTGTTGTCTTCCCTTCCTGAGAACAGTCCTGCCATCTGCATCTGTTTAACTGCATTTTTGGCATAATAGCTTATTTCTTCATTATCTGCAAAGCTGTTTTCTGCTTGTAATTGTGGAAGCTCCAAGCCTATTGCCTTTGCGTAGTTTGCCATAATCACTGCCATTTGTTCTCTGGTAATAGCTTGCTCTGGTTCAAAGTAAGTATCTGATGTACCTCTTACAATTCCATTTTTGCTTGCCCATTCTATAAACGGCATATAGTAAGCATTTGAACTTACATCTGTAAAGTGACTATCTTTATAACTGCTTACATCAGCCTCTGCAAGTCTTCCAAGCACAGTAACAAACATTCCTCTTGTCATAGACATATTTGGAGAGAATTTGTCTTGGGCTGTCCCATCAAAAATTCCCCTTGAAGTTACAAAATCAATAGCATCCTTTGCCCAATGACCTTCAATATCTGTAAAAACAATTGTTATATCCGATTTATATCCCACTGCAAATTTTGAAAAATGGTCTGTCACAAAATTTACAGCTTTGATTCTTTCATCATAAGCAGAGTTTGGCATTTCCTGAATATCGCCATCTGCATTGATGTAGTAGGCAGCTATATTTTCAGCTTTTTCATTTTCACCCAAAACATACGGAATTGAGACTGCAATTTTACCTTTGCCAAAGTTTGTTACCTTAGTACCGTTTGTACCTATAATGGAAAACTCAAATACAGGACGGTCACCAACTATCTTCTTTGCTTCGGCTGAAAGGGTAGTTTTATCTGCATTTTTAGCAGACACAACTATATCTCCATTTATTTGCTTCTGGATAATTTTAAGCGTTTCAAGATCAAGGATAATTGTCCCTGCTTCGCTATCAATGCTAAACTCCTTTACTTCTTCTTTTACAAGCTTATCTATAAGTTCTTTTGAAAGATTGCCGTCTTTTCCAGCAGATACAGTTGATGCTTCAATTTTGCTTCTAGACTCATTCGCTTCAGATGGAGCTTTCTCATTATTAGTGGATGAATTTACTATGCTAAGTTTGCCATTTACGTAACTTACAGTATAATTTTCAGCATTTTTAAGCACACCGCCACTGATATTGATTGTATATTCACCTAAAGTACCAGTATCGATTGCTATTGTAGAAATTTCGGGTAATAAAGTAAAGCTGTCCTGATTTACAAGTCCTTTTGCAGTAAAGGTGAACTTAGGAAATTTACAACCCTTCACTACCTCTTTGTCATCCGCCTTAACAATAACGGCTTTTTTAGCTACTGTTATAGAAGCGGTATGCTTTGCTTCGTTGTAATCTAAGTCTTGAGCTTTTATCGCAGTTATGTTTACCGTGCCAGCTTTATGAATAGTAGCTGTACTGCCCTCTATGCTGATAATACTAGAATCTGAGCTTTCAAAGCTCACAATTCCTTTACCGTCTCCACCAGTAGTAGAAAGTGTAAAGCTGTTGTCACCATAGGTTTTACTTCCTATCTGATTTAGGTTAAAGCTTTTTTGGTCCTGCTTACGACTATCAAAGCTTAATTCACTGCTTATCGCGGTTTCATAATTGTTATCTCCGCTGTATATAGCTTTTATCTTATATATTTGATCTCCAATACCTGTATACATATATATTGCTGTATCATAATTGATTGGGACAGCTTCTGCTCCCAAAATCTTTATAGCCGTTCCGCTGGTGCTGTCTACAAATTTTATCGAACCAGTTGGTATATGTCCATTATCAACCTTAGACATTGTAGCCGTAAGTACCGCCTTGCGGATTCCATCATCTTCTGAGATGGCAGCGGTCACTATTACCTCCGGTGTTGCCTTACTTACAGAAAAAGTTACTGTATTTCTTTTATAATAATCATCAATAGGCTCATAATTCTTAATGGTTTCAACACTTGGCGTAAAAATTGCGCTAGATGTATTGGTGCCTCCATTTACCTCAGGAACTTCATCGCTATCTTCCCAATCAAAGTGCCCGTATTCAGTGCTGCCGCCTTTCAGTATGCTTGTGGACAGCTTCTGTCCATAGGTAATATCTGTTGCTGTAGGAAAGACTATACTTGGTGCCTCCGCCTTAGCAATGGTAATTTCACGAGTTGCACTCGAGGCATTATAGTTATCATCTTCCGCCTTGGTGGCTGTAACAGAAACTTTACCCGCTCCCATAATAGTTGCAGTATTACCGCTTATAGATAGTATACCGTTACCTTCCGAAACAATATATACCACTTCACCAGTTCCGCTGCCCCCCGTAGTGGAAAGCGAAAACTCCCCATAACCATATTTTTTATCTGTCACTTCAGAAATAATTAGCGGAACTTGCTCTGCTTTGGATATATTTACCCTAAAAGTAGTGCTGGCAGAAGTAACACTATCCGTTTCCCCCAAATCGATTTTCAAGGTGTAAATACCTGCATTAACAGGAACTTTATTCATTTTGTCAATGTCTTGTGTAGAATCTCCTTTATACCATAAAAATGTCACAACACCATTACTGTTAGTTAAAAAGTTGTTTTTTGCCGGTATAGCAATGCAGTTACCGCTGTATGTATATAGAGTTTCATAATCCTTATTTACAATACTACCTGTGAGCTTATTTACCGTTACCATAGCAGCATCGCTATTAACGGTATAACCGTCACAAGTTACGGCACAAAAATATGAATATATGCCCGCATCAAGATCTGGCGAAATAGCATAATTTGAATTTATTGCATTATCAATAGATATACCGTCCTTATACCATTGGTAGGTAACTGTTTTTCCTGAATCAACGGGTTGAGTTTGGACCTTCACGCCAAGTGTAGGAAAATTAGTATAACCATATGTCAAAGCTATACTTTTAGGCTGCTCTACAATCTTTATTGGAGCATAATTAATATTTATTATCTGCGTTCCATATACTCCGCTTCCATCAATTGCAGCTGCTTTTACAGTTACAGTACCTACTCCCGTAGCAGTCAAAAGACCTGTATCGCTTATAGTAGCACTTCCTGTTCCATTCTCTGCGCTCCAAATGACATTTTTTTCTGTTGCATTTGATGGTTCCACAGCAGCAATCATCCGAAGCAATCCACCATCCAGAACATCTTTTGCATTTTCAGCACCAGATACAGTTATCCCACTGACTGGTATAGCCTTTATAGTTATTAACAGAGTCCCATATATCCCGCTTTCGTCAGCTGCAGCTGCTTTTACAGTCACGGTACCTACTCCAGTAGCAGTCAAAAGACCTGTATCGCTTATAGTAGCACTTCCTGTTCCATTCTCTGTGCTCCAAATGACATTTTTTTCTGTTGCATTTGCTGGTTCCACAGTAGCAATCATCTGTAATGTTTCTTCATTGAATATGCTTGTATTCTCACTGGATACAGATATATCACTAACTGGTATAGCGTTAATCGTAATTAAAATGGTTCCATATACTCCACTTCCATCATTTGCTACTGCCTTAACGGTTACAGTACCTGCTCCAACAGCAGTTAAAAGACCTGTATCATTTATAGTCGCACTTCCTGTTCCGTTCATTACGCTCCATGTGACACCTTTTTCCGTTGCGCTCGATGGAGTCACAGCCGCAGCCATTTGCAGTGTTCCTCCTTTTAAAACGCTGGTAGCATTATCTTCAGCAGATACAGATATGTTCTCTACAGAAGGAATTTTTTTTACTATAAAGCTGGTTACTTCCGTACCATTGGCGAAAATGGTTATTCTTGAGCTGCCCGGCTCTACATCTGCAGGGGTTACACAAACTGTGCGCTGATATCCGCTTCCGTGAAAGATTATTTGGGAATCTGGAACAAAAGTAGTGTCAGATGAGGTTGCTGAAAGAGTAACACTTTCCCCAGCATAACCTATCGTAAAAGGAATGTCTCCCGTGCTGTCATTAATTGTCTGATCTCCGATTGGTGTCATTTTAGGCAATCCGGCGCTGTTAATCATAAGATTTACATTGCTAATTTTACATCCAGATGTTCCGCCCACTTCCACACGAATTATACGTGTGCCGGTAGGAATTAAACCACTGCCTACACTGCCTGATGAAATTTTATTACCGAAAGAATCCGTAAAAATTACATTTATGGCTCCACCATTTGTAAGATTGCACGATGTCGTATAAGTAAGAAAGCCAGCATCAATCATTTCACTAAACTTGCTTACATTAGTGGTCTGGTACATAAAATAAGGCGAATTATAAACGTGTGTAAATGCTCCTCCGCTAATATAAAAACGACCGCTAGGATCAGTCCAGCCATTCAGAGAGTTCCCCACACCGTTAACAATAAGATTTGTATCCATTTGCACGTCACTATTCACCGTAACAGAAAAGCGTGTAACCGCAGTTTTTGTACCGTCTGATATTGAAACCGTCACCGTAGACTGCCCTTCCTTGCCGCTGACTGCAGTAAGACTTAATTCTCCATGCCCGTCAGAAAGGCTTGCTGAAATATTAGAGTTTGGAATAAGCGACGTATTTGAAGAAGCCACAGATATTAAAAGATCTGCAAAATTCGTATCATCATCACTTACAGAAAAGCGAATGGGTCCAAGTGTTTCACCTGATACCATCCTTTGGTCAGGTATGGAAGAAATAACTGGCAGAGATGATATGTTGGGTGAAATTGTTAAAGAAAGGTCGTCAAACGCAGCAAGTCCGCAAGCAGAATAAGTACCAGTAATAATCACCCTCAAATATCTAACATTTGATGCAACTGCACCGGAAAGTGTTACCTGTGTCCATGTTTCTTCTGTAGTGGATTTTTCATATACAGGTGTACTTACAACATTTTTGTTCTCATCAAGCTCTTCGACACTTATTTTTGCTATGTTTCCGCCTGTGGCACTAAGCCATCCGCTCAAGTTAAAAACCATCGCATTATTATCAATATCAGCTGCATTTCCACTAATGTCAATATCTTGAAAACAGCTATGAGTGCCTTCTCCCACGGATGCTGATACTGTTGTGGCAAACCCCATGTAATATTCTCCACTATGCGGCACAATACTTAACACCGAAGTAATATCATTACCATTATACTTTTTTTCTATCTCAATAAATGTTGAAAAATCATTAACACTTTTATTAGAATATCCTAGATCACTACCGCTCCAGTAATTGCTGGTTAGCTTGCCATTGTCGTTTGTACCCTCTCCTCCCGGATTAGCTAATAAATTTGTGTTCAGTTCCGCAGCATTTGCGTATAGCGCTGAGCCCAGCAAAAGAATTAGACTAATGCTAAAGCAAAGCAAACCTTTTAGTGTTTGATTCATTATTTTTCCTCCTGTTTACCTCTTAAAATAACCTTGTGTATTAAGGTAGCATTTTGTCAAGGTATTTTCAAGATGTTATGATCAAGCGGTAGAAAATTTGCACAAGTGGTCATACTTTTTTTAGAATTTGTGGTATAATGTTGAATGGATTATTATATGCAAAGGAGGGATTTCAAATAATCGCAGCAATCATAGATGATATGGCGGACGAGTGTGAAGTGCTCCGCAGCCTTTTGAAGCAATACGAAATTGAACAGCAGCAAACGATACAAATCAAAGAATTTTACAGCGGCAGGGAACTGCTTCATGATTACATACCTGGCAGCTACGATGTTGTTTTTATGGATATTTTTATGAACAATGAGAACGGCGTAGACTGCGCACTAAAGCTACGACAGCTTGACGATAATGTCAACCTTGTTTTTCTTACCACCAGCTCGGAATTCGGCGTAAAAAGCTATGATGTCCGGGCAGCAGATTACATTGTAAAACCAGCCACGATTGAAAAGATCTCTCGGGCGCTGCATTACTGCAAAATTGCAGAATCACAAAGCGAAACCTCCATCACAGTTACCGCAAAACATCAACCGTTGGAAATTGCCCTGAACCGTATTCTTTATGCCGATTACCAGAACCGCTCCACCTGTATACATTTAAAGTACTGCCTTATTTCGGTATCAGGAAGCTTCTCTGAGCTTTCCGAACAGCTAAGCGATTATCCGCAGTTCATCTCATGCTTCAAGGGCATTGTGGTCAACTTAAATGAGGTGCAGGGACTTGGCAGTAATTATCTGATCCTGAAAAACGGAGAGCAGCTGCCAGTCAGCCGGCGTTTGCATAGGCAGGTACAGCAAAAGCGTCTGAGTCTTTCCGCCGGTTCGCTGAGAGGTGATATGGTATGAAGCAGATACTTTCATTGATTTTAACTGCCATGCTGCTTTTGGTCATGCCCGCTCCTTACGCACTGGGAGCGATACTCTCAGATGATCTGGATGATACCATACACATTTCCGTACAGGTAACCGCTCCGGTGCTTACCGTAACACCTGCGGCAATTACCCTAACCGGCTTTGATGAACCTGACCGAACTGATGCAGTGGCATTTGCCGTCGGAACCTCACAGAATGAGCTGTCAGACTGGTTCTCTGATTCTGTTACAGGCTTTACCGGCTATGATGCAGACGGAAACCCCTATGATTTGATATCAGGCGAATGGTATTTGGATGCAGTTGATACCGACACAGTCGGTGTGTACTATGCTTCGACGGCACCCGACCTTGGAGCAGAATATATTCTGACTGACGGTGTTTCTCTGCCACGGCAGCTATGTGCTGTTTCCATCCAAGCGCCCGGCGAACCAGATATCAACTGCTGCGTAGTAGGACGCGGCTTTCTACACTTTCCGTGGGTGCTTTCATTAGAACAGGATGAACAGTTAGATGAGTTTGTTGTATGGCTTCGGCAAAATGAAGGAGAATGGACAAGTTTAGGCGATGGCTTCTCGTTTACTTCCGGAGATTTTCAGCTTTCTCAACGAATCCTTACATACGGAAGCACTTATGAGCTTAAGGTAACCTATCCAGGCGGTCAGACCAGCGTTTTGTCCTTTCAATATGAAGGAGAGCTTAGTATCCTTGATTATTCAGGAGGTGACCGGGATGGCGGCGACGTAAAAGGCAGCGATTCCGGTACAGGCACACAACCGGCTCCAACCATTCCGCAGATGCCGGTCGATTCTCCCGAGGATGATAATTCTGACAACAGCAATAAAGGATCTGTGAAGGATAATTCGTCATCCAAAGAAAAGGAAACACTGCCGAATTCAGACTCCCATTTGCAGGAGGAACATGGTTATTCATTCGGTGAATCCCAGCCTTCTTTAACCGCTCCCAAGACACCAGACAGCTCGCAAAATAACGAAAATTATAACAGTAATAATACTTCATTGGTTCAGTCTGCTGTAGTAAAAAAATCGGAAGCCGAAGCTCCTGGTACTCCATCCGGATCGGCAGTATCAATATATTCTGACACCTCTCTTTCACATGAAGCAGAGGGTGCTTCTTCACCCGAGCTGTTTAACTATTCAGTGTCACAATCAAATGGCAGCGACAAAGCAGTTATAAAGCAGGTTCCTAATGATAACAATATGCCGCCGGAGAATCATTCCAAAGCTCAAGTATTCGCCACTGTTGCAGAATCATATTCTCCAAACAAAACTGTCATTTCCGGTCTTCGTCTGCGAGATCTTTGCGCCGATGGAGAAAGTGTCGTATTTGGTGCCGGCAATTTAACTGTAAGTATTCCAAGCGATTTGCTTATAGCTCTGAACCTGTCGGATTCGGATACTATATCCGTTAAACTAACCCAGCCGGAAAGCAATCAAATTATGCTTTCAGTAGAGACTTCCGGCAAATTGGTTACAAACCTAACGGGAACGGTATTGCGGCTTCAATATATACCACAGTCGGAAAACGCAGATATAACCGTCCAGAATGAAACGGGAGAACAGATTACAAATGTTTTCTATGACGGCGAGCTTCTGCGCTTTGCAGCAGATGTGACAGGAACTTATACAATTATAGAACCATCAAATACACAGGAGGCGCAGAAAGATATGTCGCCTCTACTTCCCATGTCAGGCGGATTGATTTTGGCTGCAGGAGGAATTATATTTTTCAGGAGGAAACGCCATGGATAAAAAAACATTTTTATTACGGCGGTCTTTTGCGCTGTTTCTGACGATTGTCCTTTCCTCCACTATGTTTCTTGCCTTATATCACTTTGACAACAAGTACACAAAAAACGCACCCCAAGCTATTAACGGCGCGCTTTATGTATTAGAGACGGACTGGACAAATACGCCCATACGCTATCTTATGGACGGTTGGCGTTACTATGCGGATCGCCTGCTGACACCAGAAACTCTACAGCAACAGGGTGACAATTATCAGTACCTATCCATAGGAAATAATTCCAACTTTTCTATGGGTGAACGCCGACGCTCCCCTCATGGAAGCGCAAGCTACGCCTTAACACTGTATCTGCCGGAGGAAGTGCACACCTATACCATTGAGCTTCCGGAAATCTATTCCGCCTACCGGTTTTACATTGATGATAAGCTGAAGCTTCAGATAGGCGAGCCGGACATAATAGAATATCACGATCAGACCCAATGCCGTATGATTACCTTTGAAGCCTCCGGCAAGATAACACTTCTGCTGGCAGTCAGCAACCATTCTTGGATATATAGCGGTCTTGTTTATCCTCCGGCCTTTGGTGAACCGCTGAATCTAAACACCACTCGTGGAATTCGAATTGGTCTTTGCCTTATTTTAGTCACTGTGACACTGATGCTTGCCATTTTTAGCTTTTATCTTGCCATTCGTAACCGGCGCATGAATAATATATGGTTTTTTTTCCTTTTATGCATGGCAACCGCAGTGTTCAAATCCTATTCCGTGGTACATGGTATCCTGACGCTGTCCATTCAACCATGGTATTCCATTGAATTTGTCAGCGGGTATCTGGTAACACTGCTCGTCATTATTCTTCACAACCGAATT
Above is a window of Sedimentibacter sp. MB35-C1 DNA encoding:
- a CDS encoding MerR family transcriptional regulator: MKNKKMHLSTGEFAKLCNVSKHTLFHYNDIGVFVPQYIDENGYRYYHVLQYDTFCTITQLRTIGMPLSEIKSYLSHRSPSKLISLCSEQESLIDIQIRQLRQIKASLCATRKGVEQAIASQSKFFIRKELQEHLRLSEILENADDAKMTFAFGNLMRSVRDTMFRPVSGMIHRTCDIKQENYNQQCIFYLRTPCNKKNCDCTLKPSGDYLVTYHCGGYEDLVNTYKEILTYAGNNNLILGEWFYEEMVIGDWAVNNSEDYVIKVSVQIILK
- a CDS encoding flavodoxin family protein translates to MKILLVSGSPRKRGNTAKILELVSNKIKDKFDVQICYLADYQVNGCLGCSHCQEVFDKPGCIQKDDAEKLLYRLIDSDIILYGTPLYGHSYSGQLKLFMDRHVALFKFVSGSDKAVNEMEIRSFISDKPVGLIVSCQGPEEQNTELIKAQFDKFCESSLAHCFGKYIFPWCDSTAKQSKYAVETLQQIIDDIQHLSVM
- a CDS encoding DUF3658 domain-containing protein; translated protein: MLEVVFSDSTKGSMKIAKNYDEKSMIVGGAVGYIGKKPPKAELKKHFEGQAVGGDSKDVVYIGFALDIGDISGEFDGIERQTVFRKIWKQFEFGDDEMKQFFQNQREDMKKLLSAASNGVPVRVWKSNTPYSTCGFYFICNVLRNIDCQLSVVSLPEYKQVSENEIVSYSDWGQIEPGKFYQFLPLERQLSQSEKIMFSTRWFGLVRENAPLRAVVNGKLISVPEDYYDHIITKNIPDDDFLMARLIGKIMGNYELGVSDSWYGLRIDKMIEENKLAIVENKNISHPYRKILKKVIV
- a CDS encoding GNAT family N-acetyltransferase, which translates into the protein MNINIKFETKGIDWNTVSSLLGAAGLSGTDSEICKRAFLGSQAAVFVFDNDKLIGVSRAISDCVKQAAIYDVAVLPEYQGKGIGRILIENITNKFPGCNFILYSNPGKEDFYRKFGFRIMKTGMAKFVKADRMEERGFTE
- a CDS encoding S-layer homology domain-containing protein, producing the protein MNQTLKGLLCFSISLILLLGSALYANAAELNTNLLANPGGEGTNDNGKLTSNYWSGSDLGYSNKSVNDFSTFIEIEKKYNGNDITSVLSIVPHSGEYYMGFATTVSASVGEGTHSCFQDIDISGNAADIDNNAMVFNLSGWLSATGGNIAKISVEELDENKNVVSTPVYEKSTTEETWTQVTLSGAVASNVRYLRVIITGTYSACGLAAFDDLSLTISPNISSLPVISSIPDQRMVSGETLGPIRFSVSDDDTNFADLLISVASSNTSLIPNSNISASLSDGHGELSLTAVSGKEGQSTVTVSISDGTKTAVTRFSVTVNSDVQMDTNLIVNGVGNSLNGWTDPSGRFYISGGAFTHVYNSPYFMYQTTNVSKFSEMIDAGFLTYTTSCNLTNGGAINVIFTDSFGNKISSGSVGSGLIPTGTRIIRVEVGGTSGCKISNVNLMINSAGLPKMTPIGDQTINDSTGDIPFTIGYAGESVTLSATSSDTTFVPDSQIIFHGSGYQRTVCVTPADVEPGSSRITIFANGTEVTSFIVKKIPSVENISVSAEDNATSVLKGGTLQMAAAVTPSSATEKGVTWSVMNGTGSATINDTGLLTAVGAGTVTVKAVANDGSGVYGTILITINAIPVSDISVSSENTSIFNEETLQMIATVEPANATEKNVIWSTENGTGSATISDTGLLTATGVGTVTVKAAAADESGIYGTLLITIKAIPVSGITVSGAENAKDVLDGGLLRMIAAVEPSNATEKNVIWSAENGTGSATISDTGLLTATGVGTVTVKAAAIDGSGVYGTQIININYAPIKIVEQPKSIALTYGYTNFPTLGVKVQTQPVDSGKTVTYQWYKDGISIDNAINSNYAISPDLDAGIYSYFCAVTCDGYTVNSDAAMVTVNKLTGSIVNKDYETLYTYSGNCIAIPAKNNFLTNSNGVVTFLWYKGDSTQDIDKMNKVPVNAGIYTLKIDLGETDSVTSASTTFRVNISKAEQVPLIISEVTDKKYGYGEFSLSTTGGSGTGEVVYIVSEGNGILSISGNTATIMGAGKVSVTATKAEDDNYNASSATREITIAKAEAPSIVFPTATDITYGQKLSTSILKGGSTEYGHFDWEDSDEVPEVNGGTNTSSAIFTPSVETIKNYEPIDDYYKRNTVTFSVSKATPEVIVTAAISEDDGIRKAVLTATMSKVDNGHIPTGSIKFVDSTSGTAIKILGAEAVPINYDTAIYMYTGIGDQIYKIKAIYSGDNNYETAISSELSFDSRKQDQKSFNLNQIGSKTYGDNSFTLSTTGGDGKGIVSFESSDSSIISIEGSTATIHKAGTVNITAIKAQDLDYNEAKHTASITVAKKAVIVKADDKEVVKGCKFPKFTFTAKGLVNQDSFTLLPEISTIAIDTGTLGEYTINISGGVLKNAENYTVSYVNGKLSIVNSSTNNEKAPSEANESRSKIEASTVSAGKDGNLSKELIDKLVKEEVKEFSIDSEAGTIILDLETLKIIQKQINGDIVVSAKNADKTTLSAEAKKIVGDRPVFEFSIIGTNGTKVTNFGKGKIAVSIPYVLGENEKAENIAAYYINADGDIQEMPNSAYDERIKAVNFVTDHFSKFAVGYKSDITIVFTDIEGHWAKDAIDFVTSRGIFDGTAQDKFSPNMSMTRGMFVTVLGRLAEADVSSYKDSHFTDVSSNAYYMPFIEWASKNGIVRGTSDTYFEPEQAITREQMAVIMANYAKAIGLELPQLQAENSFADNEEISYYAKNAVKQMQMAGLFSGREDNRFDSKGTATRAEVSAVIKRFVEISENK
- a CDS encoding LytTR family DNA-binding domain-containing protein → MLNGLLYAKEGFQIIAAIIDDMADECEVLRSLLKQYEIEQQQTIQIKEFYSGRELLHDYIPGSYDVVFMDIFMNNENGVDCALKLRQLDDNVNLVFLTTSSEFGVKSYDVRAADYIVKPATIEKISRALHYCKIAESQSETSITVTAKHQPLEIALNRILYADYQNRSTCIHLKYCLISVSGSFSELSEQLSDYPQFISCFKGIVVNLNEVQGLGSNYLILKNGEQLPVSRRLHRQVQQKRLSLSAGSLRGDMV
- a CDS encoding peptidase; its protein translation is MKQILSLILTAMLLLVMPAPYALGAILSDDLDDTIHISVQVTAPVLTVTPAAITLTGFDEPDRTDAVAFAVGTSQNELSDWFSDSVTGFTGYDADGNPYDLISGEWYLDAVDTDTVGVYYASTAPDLGAEYILTDGVSLPRQLCAVSIQAPGEPDINCCVVGRGFLHFPWVLSLEQDEQLDEFVVWLRQNEGEWTSLGDGFSFTSGDFQLSQRILTYGSTYELKVTYPGGQTSVLSFQYEGELSILDYSGGDRDGGDVKGSDSGTGTQPAPTIPQMPVDSPEDDNSDNSNKGSVKDNSSSKEKETLPNSDSHLQEEHGYSFGESQPSLTAPKTPDSSQNNENYNSNNTSLVQSAVVKKSEAEAPGTPSGSAVSIYSDTSLSHEAEGASSPELFNYSVSQSNGSDKAVIKQVPNDNNMPPENHSKAQVFATVAESYSPNKTVISGLRLRDLCADGESVVFGAGNLTVSIPSDLLIALNLSDSDTISVKLTQPESNQIMLSVETSGKLVTNLTGTVLRLQYIPQSENADITVQNETGEQITNVFYDGELLRFAADVTGTYTIIEPSNTQEAQKDMSPLLPMSGGLILAAGGIIFFRRKRHG